The following coding sequences lie in one Arachis ipaensis cultivar K30076 chromosome B05, Araip1.1, whole genome shotgun sequence genomic window:
- the LOC107641031 gene encoding uncharacterized protein LOC107641031, with product MSDGWTDKKRRSICNFLVNSPKGTVFLYSLDTSDISKTTDKVVKMLEDAVEFVGEENVVQIVIDNAANYKAAGERMMETRKSLYWTPCAAHCIDLILKNFEKKLKVHETTIKKGRKITTFIYSQSMLISMLRNFTKGKDLVRPSATRFATAYLTLTCLHDNKGPLMTMFTSAYWKTTKVASTPEGIRVQNMALDSRLWKNIVCLKAATPLITILRLVDSDEKPAMGFIFEGMRNAKETIKTNFGCVKKSYKPIWEIIDGRWESQLHRPLHAAAYYLNPHYHYESNFMVDDADIKIGLYSCLKKLVPNQEERKKVGLQLPDFHYARGLFGNKTAKSSRKTMLPAEWWDFYGDSCPELKKFAIRVLSLTCSSSGCERNWSAFEMVHTKRRNRLHQKKMNDLVYVMYNLKLKGKQIRKNPELEFDAVHSDDEWITEDVNENIAESVEHSHLPTSDNTNDDPNSNEFAISGMNSNEFNMGEGGENEFIGDPQQNLIEEEDEHVNDDTDFVGRVEPEPERNDKFNCCFVARYQNSLLVELEIASREEFTLIERGLTKLWERLAREKTQEVPEETGEIVQDLMLEGDVVPNSSDEIVSKGHQPSIITFDLNKTPEENDIC from the exons ATGTCGGATGGATGGACTGATAAAAAAAGGCGTAGTATTTGTAATTTCTTGGTGAATAGCCCTAAAGGAACAGTTTTCCTTTATTCATTGGACACTTCTGACATCTCAAAAACAACGGATAAAGTTGTCAAAATGCTAGAAGATGCCGTAGAATTTGTTGGTGAAGAGAATGTAGTCCAAATTGTTATAGATAATGCTGCTAATTATAAGGCTGCTGGAGAAAGAATGATGGAGACTAGAAAAAGTTTGTACTGGACACCATGTGCTGCACACTGCATAGATTTGATATTGAAGAATTTTGAAAAGAAGCTAAAGGTGCATGAAACAACcataaaaaagggaagaaaaatcaCCACTTTTATCTACTCCCAGAGTATGCTCATTAGCATGTTGAGGAATTTTACAAAGGGAAAGGACTTGGTTCGGCCAAGTGCCACAAGATTCGCCACTGCCTATTTGACTCTCACTTGTCTTCATGATAATAAAGGACCGTTGATGACTATGTTTACTTCTGCTTATTGGAAGACAACTAAGGTTGCATCAACGCCTGAAGGAATAAGAGTCCAAAACATGGCCTTGGATAGTAGGCTATGGAAGAATATTGTATGCCTCAAGGCTGCTACTCCTCTCATTACAATCCTTCGCTTGGTTGATTCAGATGAAAAACCAGCCATGGGTTTCATCTTTGAAGGCATGAGAAACGCCAAAGAAACAATCAAGACTAACTTCGGTTGTGTTAAAAAGAG TTATAAACCTATATGGGAAATTATTGATGGAAGGTGGGAAAGTCAATTGCATAGACCATTGCATGCAGCTGCATATTATCTTAATCCTCATTATCACTATGAATCAAATTTCATGGTTGATGATGCTGACATTAAGATTGGTCTATATAGTTGTTTGAAAAAACTGGTTCCTAACCAGGAAGAAAGGAAAAAGGTTGGTCTACAGCTTCCTGACTTTCATTATGCTAGAGGCCTCTTTGGTAATAAAACTGCAAAGAGTAGTAGGAAGACCATGCTACCTGCTGAGTGGTGGGACTTCTATGGAGATAGCTGTCCAGAACTAAAGAAGTTTGCTATCCGAGTTCTAAGCTTAACTTGTAGTTCATCTGGTTGTGAGCGTAATTGGAGTGCATTTGAAATG GTTCATACAAAGAGAAGAAATCGGTtgcatcaaaagaaaatgaatgatTTAGTGTATGTGATGTATAATTTGAAGTTAAAGGGCAAGCAAATTAGAAAAAATCCAGAACTTGAATTTGATGCAGTGCATTCTGATGATGAGTGGATAACTGAGGATGTTAATGAAAATATTGCTGAAAGTGTTGAGCATTCTCACTTGCCAACGAGTGACAATACTAATGATGATCCAAATAGTAATGAATTTGCTATTTCAGGTATGAATAGTAATGAATTCAACATGGGTGAGGGAGGTGAGAATGAGTTTATTGGGGATCCacaacaaaatttaatagaggaagaagatgaacatGTGAATGATGATACTGATTTTGTTGGCCGTGTTGAACCTGAGCCTGAAAGAAATGAT aaatttaattgttgctttgtt GCACGCTATCAGAATAGTCTGCTAGTTGAACTTGAAATTGCGTCTCGGGAGGAGTTCACTCTTATAGAAAGAGGTCTTACGAAACTTTGGGAAC GTTTGGCTCGGGAAAAGACTCAAGAAGTTCCAGAAGAGACAGGCGAGATAGTTCAAGATTTAATGCTCGAAGGAGACGTTGTGCCAAATAGTTCTGATGAGATTGTCTCCAAAGGACACCAACCTTCCATCATAACCTTTGACCTCAATAAAACTCCAGAGGAGAATGATATCTGTTGA